The following coding sequences are from one Paenarthrobacter ureafaciens window:
- a CDS encoding YibE/F family protein: MGHGHPHSGTSAPTAEAVASRKRANWLLAAVLVPLGVLTLVAMVLMWPSGSREGISFASPYQAAPGVTFDTGKIQRVVQESCTQTGQATGEAGGQSGGSECTFAFTEPDKGGEPVKVVINPDVAKSHGVDVGDSIRYLNLSGVQGAAASNGSPSFVFVDFVRDVPITLLAVLYAVVVIAVARWRGFRALLGLVGAYAVLVSFILPGLVEGKPPLLLALVGSTVIMIGVLYFAHGFSARTSTALLGTIFGLGITALLAAWATDAANLAGVGNHDAATLVNMSGNISISGIILCGLIISGLGVLNDVTITQSSAVWELYELAPDTTARKLFTSAMRIGRDHIASTVYTIAFAYAGAALPILIIVMLYDRPLAEALTSAELSEEVIRTLVGSIGLVLAIPVTTFIAVLVVKATGMRRLAGTSAVGPDDVNDAGSLAAAAAVVGSTPDDTHDAGTHDAGTHQGGTAADGGSPASPGSRRARRQAERREAGSD; this comes from the coding sequence ATGGGCCACGGACACCCGCACTCCGGTACTTCAGCTCCGACCGCTGAAGCGGTCGCCTCCCGCAAACGGGCCAACTGGCTCCTCGCGGCCGTGCTGGTTCCGTTGGGCGTGTTGACGCTCGTGGCCATGGTGTTGATGTGGCCCTCGGGCAGCCGGGAAGGGATCTCGTTCGCGAGTCCCTACCAGGCAGCCCCGGGGGTCACGTTCGACACCGGCAAGATTCAAAGGGTGGTCCAAGAGAGCTGCACCCAGACCGGGCAGGCCACCGGTGAAGCGGGCGGCCAGTCCGGCGGCTCGGAATGCACTTTTGCTTTCACCGAGCCGGACAAGGGCGGTGAACCCGTCAAGGTGGTCATCAACCCGGATGTCGCCAAGTCCCACGGCGTCGACGTGGGCGACTCCATCCGCTACCTGAATCTCTCCGGCGTCCAGGGCGCGGCGGCAAGCAATGGTTCGCCATCGTTCGTCTTTGTGGACTTTGTCCGCGACGTCCCGATCACCCTGCTGGCCGTCCTGTACGCCGTCGTGGTGATCGCCGTCGCCCGGTGGCGCGGCTTCCGGGCCCTGCTGGGCCTGGTGGGCGCGTACGCCGTCCTGGTCAGCTTCATCCTTCCGGGCCTGGTGGAGGGCAAGCCGCCACTCCTGCTGGCGTTGGTGGGTTCCACGGTGATCATGATCGGGGTGCTCTACTTCGCCCACGGCTTCTCCGCCCGGACATCCACCGCCTTGCTGGGCACGATTTTCGGGCTGGGAATCACTGCGCTCCTGGCGGCGTGGGCCACCGACGCCGCGAACCTCGCGGGCGTGGGCAACCATGATGCCGCGACGCTCGTGAACATGTCCGGGAACATCTCCATTTCCGGCATCATCCTTTGCGGCCTCATCATCTCCGGGCTTGGAGTGCTTAACGACGTGACCATCACCCAGTCCTCGGCGGTGTGGGAGCTCTACGAACTCGCCCCGGACACCACGGCACGGAAACTCTTCACCTCCGCCATGAGGATCGGCCGGGACCACATCGCGTCCACCGTTTACACCATCGCGTTCGCCTACGCCGGTGCCGCACTTCCCATCCTCATCATCGTCATGCTGTACGACCGCCCCCTCGCCGAGGCACTCACCAGCGCCGAACTCTCGGAGGAAGTCATCCGCACGCTCGTCGGCTCCATCGGCCTGGTCCTCGCGATTCCGGTCACCACTTTCATCGCAGTGCTTGTCGTCAAGGCGACGGGCATGCGGCGGTTGGCCGGCACGTCTGCCGTGGGCCCGGACGACGTCAACGACGCCGGTTCCCTGGCTGCCGCGGCCGCCGTCGTCGGTTCCACTCCGGACGACACACACGACGCCGGAACGCACGACGCCGGGACACACCAGGGCGGCACAGCCGCCGACGGCGGGTCACCGGCCAGCCCCGGCAGCAGGCGGGCCAGGCGCCAGGCCGAGCGCCGCGAGGCCGGATCGGACTGA
- a CDS encoding alpha/beta hydrolase — protein sequence MTEAVAFPAPVVLWSHDEAERAGKPLLVLLHGYGSNEDDLFSLAGLLPADFVVASLRAPMPMGPGFTWFPLTASIDYSLDAVKLAAEYALEWLDTVKANHSSVTLLGFSMGMAMATTMLRYRPADFAAVVGLSGFVIDAGADADFRDDELDGSVPMFWGRDQQDPVITPDKIEYTMGWVRKHVDLTKVLYTGMWHGINQQEIGHVGEFLTHKVLG from the coding sequence ATGACTGAAGCCGTAGCTTTTCCCGCACCCGTTGTCCTGTGGTCCCATGACGAAGCCGAACGGGCCGGCAAGCCCCTTCTGGTCCTGCTTCATGGATACGGCTCCAACGAGGACGATCTCTTCAGCCTCGCCGGCCTGCTGCCCGCCGACTTCGTCGTGGCCTCCCTGCGGGCTCCCATGCCCATGGGCCCCGGGTTCACGTGGTTCCCGCTGACTGCCTCGATCGACTACTCCCTGGACGCCGTGAAGCTGGCGGCAGAGTACGCCCTCGAATGGTTGGACACCGTCAAGGCGAACCACTCGTCCGTGACGTTGCTGGGGTTCTCCATGGGCATGGCCATGGCAACCACCATGCTCCGGTACCGGCCCGCCGACTTCGCTGCCGTCGTCGGGCTTTCAGGCTTCGTGATCGACGCCGGAGCTGACGCGGACTTCCGCGACGACGAACTGGACGGCTCGGTGCCGATGTTCTGGGGACGCGACCAGCAGGATCCGGTGATCACTCCGGACAAGATCGAATACACCATGGGCTGGGTCCGCAAGCATGTGGACCTCACCAAGGTGCTTTACACGGGAATGTGGCACGGCATCAACCAGCAGGAAATCGGCCACGTGGGCGAATTCCTCACCCACAAGGTACTTGGCTAG
- a CDS encoding GNAT family N-acetyltransferase, with product MAIEYREWKEGDDLALLEIWGDPETLPAEQFRAALAPSSNQPWRRCIVAEDVVDGVGIPVAAGVVHEASLHPERLWAYIEVAKDHRHSGIGATLLAMLRREAANSPSGVSKLRSKVEPGTPGAAFAQAAGLAPIQRSRLVVVDPEPLKLPRFGDGSEEAASERVEDLATGSVELSDVVGRYYSAVHHWDSPGELSIATVQRLFLHDLTGAHGAIVLRAPKASAFGAGVPASKKGKLQAFAISYAQGNSEEPSDVFLGHDPELSAEDAESAVRDLLALIAYQHPVLLEADESMTALGAVLEPLLESGKAHVRGADTLIVSD from the coding sequence GTGGCCATCGAGTACCGCGAATGGAAGGAGGGCGACGACCTCGCCCTCCTGGAGATCTGGGGAGACCCTGAGACCCTGCCCGCGGAGCAGTTCCGTGCTGCACTGGCGCCGTCAAGCAACCAGCCGTGGCGCCGGTGCATCGTGGCTGAGGACGTCGTGGACGGAGTCGGCATTCCGGTGGCAGCAGGCGTGGTCCATGAGGCTTCCTTGCATCCTGAACGGCTGTGGGCCTACATCGAGGTTGCCAAGGATCACCGTCACTCGGGCATAGGCGCCACGCTCCTGGCCATGCTGCGCCGCGAAGCCGCGAACTCGCCGTCGGGCGTTTCCAAGCTCCGCAGCAAGGTGGAGCCGGGAACGCCGGGTGCGGCCTTTGCGCAGGCGGCCGGGCTTGCCCCCATCCAGCGCTCCAGGCTTGTGGTGGTGGATCCCGAGCCGCTGAAGTTGCCAAGGTTCGGTGACGGCTCGGAAGAAGCCGCGTCCGAGCGCGTGGAAGACCTGGCCACCGGTTCGGTGGAACTGAGCGACGTCGTAGGACGGTACTACTCTGCCGTGCACCACTGGGACAGCCCGGGAGAGCTCAGTATCGCCACCGTCCAGCGCCTGTTCCTGCATGACCTGACCGGGGCTCACGGTGCGATTGTGCTCCGTGCGCCGAAGGCCAGCGCCTTTGGAGCCGGTGTGCCCGCTTCGAAGAAGGGCAAGCTCCAGGCGTTTGCCATCAGCTATGCCCAGGGGAACTCGGAAGAGCCCTCGGACGTGTTCCTCGGCCACGATCCCGAGCTGTCCGCGGAAGATGCCGAATCAGCCGTCCGGGACCTGCTGGCCCTCATTGCGTACCAGCACCCGGTGCTGCTGGAAGCGGACGAATCCATGACTGCCCTCGGCGCCGTCCTGGAACCGTTGCTTGAATCCGGCAAAGCGCATGTACGCGGCGCGGACACACTGATCGTCAGCGACTGA
- a CDS encoding SGNH/GDSL hydrolase family protein, with protein sequence MSESNSLVTPGGTVQKHPWSRYVALGDSFTEGIGDPEPGSPGGFRGWADRVAEELGRGHDDFAYANLAIRGRLLQQILDEQVGPCLALQPDLVSISAGGNDLIRPGGDPDVLANKLDAAVQELSSGGATVVLFNGPDTAASVLSRIRGKVAIYNENLRTVAARHDAVVADMWSLRQLADPQMWDVDRLHFSPLGHHTIATMVLEALNVPHTLEPMAPKPLPPRTWREARSSDLVWAREYFVPWVIRRLRHQSSGDGITPKRPTPGPVSSAN encoded by the coding sequence GTGAGTGAGAGCAATTCATTGGTGACGCCCGGAGGAACTGTCCAAAAGCATCCCTGGAGCCGGTACGTGGCGCTGGGAGATTCGTTTACCGAAGGCATCGGAGATCCTGAACCCGGAAGCCCGGGCGGGTTCCGCGGCTGGGCCGATCGCGTGGCCGAGGAACTCGGGCGAGGGCATGATGATTTTGCCTACGCCAACCTTGCCATCCGCGGGCGTTTGCTGCAGCAGATCCTGGACGAGCAGGTGGGCCCGTGCCTGGCACTCCAACCGGACCTGGTCTCCATCTCGGCCGGCGGCAACGATCTCATCCGCCCCGGCGGCGACCCCGACGTCCTGGCCAACAAGCTCGATGCCGCCGTCCAGGAACTCAGTTCCGGCGGCGCCACCGTGGTGCTGTTCAACGGCCCTGATACTGCGGCGTCGGTGCTGAGCCGGATCCGCGGCAAGGTGGCCATCTACAACGAGAACCTGCGAACCGTCGCCGCCCGGCACGACGCAGTGGTCGCCGACATGTGGTCCCTGCGGCAACTCGCTGATCCGCAGATGTGGGACGTGGACCGACTGCATTTCTCGCCGTTGGGCCACCACACGATCGCCACCATGGTGCTGGAGGCACTGAACGTGCCGCACACGCTGGAACCGATGGCACCCAAACCCCTCCCGCCGCGCACATGGCGCGAAGCCCGGTCCTCCGACCTCGTGTGGGCCCGCGAGTACTTCGTTCCGTGGGTCATCCGCAGGTTACGGCACCAATCTTCCGGGGACGGCATCACGCCAAAGCGCCCGACGCCGGGTCCCGTTTCAAGTGCTAACTGA
- a CDS encoding RNA-binding S4 domain-containing protein yields MSNPEIEEIPIRDDMIRLGQLLKLANLVEDGVEATELIKNGLVKVNNDIEERRGRQLHPGDTVTVNGQTVRIAGRS; encoded by the coding sequence ATGAGCAATCCCGAAATCGAAGAGATTCCCATCCGCGACGACATGATCCGCCTGGGCCAACTGTTGAAGCTTGCCAACCTGGTGGAGGACGGGGTCGAGGCGACGGAGCTCATCAAGAACGGACTGGTCAAGGTCAACAACGACATCGAAGAACGCCGCGGCCGCCAACTCCATCCCGGCGACACCGTCACAGTGAACGGCCAGACGGTCAGGATCGCCGGCCGTTCCTAG
- a CDS encoding DMT family transporter has product MVTVPNPSHRPAFPLALGLPLALVTGLVLPLQGRINGALAVKLEDGITASVVSFTTGLVVIAAISLATPKGRSGLQSILPAVRNRSFPPYYVMAGAVGALFVFAQSFTVGLLGVALFTVATVTGQTLSGLLVDRMGIAPGGKRSITGVRVLGSVLTVAAVAWAVSPRFGGTADVGALVLPVILPLVAGFLMSFQQAMNGTATVHYGTPIAATLVNFLAGALVLWVALLIKLAVAGAGNSLPSEWWYYAGGPLGCIAIGLAALLVRSLGVLVTGLGMIAGQLVGSLVLDVVIPTAGTVVALPTVLGTLLTLAAIVVASLPWPRGSFPGRPGAKGR; this is encoded by the coding sequence GTGGTGACAGTGCCGAATCCTTCCCACCGTCCCGCCTTTCCGCTTGCCCTCGGGCTGCCGCTTGCCCTGGTGACAGGCCTGGTCCTGCCGCTCCAAGGCCGCATTAACGGGGCGCTCGCCGTCAAGCTCGAGGACGGCATTACCGCTTCCGTGGTGAGCTTCACCACAGGCCTGGTGGTGATTGCGGCTATCTCGCTCGCTACGCCCAAAGGCAGGTCGGGGCTGCAGAGTATTCTCCCGGCCGTCCGCAACCGCAGCTTCCCGCCGTACTACGTCATGGCCGGGGCCGTCGGCGCCCTTTTCGTTTTTGCGCAATCCTTCACGGTCGGCTTGCTGGGCGTCGCGCTGTTCACCGTTGCCACCGTTACCGGACAGACCCTCAGCGGCCTGCTGGTGGACCGCATGGGCATCGCTCCCGGCGGCAAGCGGTCGATCACGGGCGTACGGGTCCTGGGAAGCGTCCTCACCGTGGCCGCGGTCGCCTGGGCCGTGTCCCCGCGCTTTGGTGGAACGGCCGACGTCGGCGCTTTGGTGCTGCCGGTCATCCTGCCTTTGGTGGCGGGTTTCCTCATGAGCTTCCAACAGGCCATGAACGGGACCGCCACCGTCCACTACGGCACCCCCATCGCGGCCACGCTCGTCAATTTCCTGGCCGGTGCCCTTGTCCTCTGGGTGGCCTTGCTGATCAAGCTCGCGGTAGCCGGGGCCGGGAACTCCCTTCCCTCCGAGTGGTGGTACTACGCCGGCGGACCGTTGGGATGCATCGCCATCGGCCTGGCGGCCCTGCTGGTGCGGAGCCTTGGCGTGCTGGTCACCGGGCTTGGCATGATCGCCGGGCAACTGGTGGGGTCCTTGGTGCTCGACGTCGTGATCCCCACTGCGGGCACGGTGGTCGCCTTGCCCACGGTGCTGGGCACGCTCTTGACGCTGGCCGCGATCGTCGTGGCCAGCCTTCCCTGGCCCAGGGGATCCTTCCCCGGAAGGCCAGGCGCCAAAGGCCGGTAG
- a CDS encoding glycine--tRNA ligase, translating into MAAKSVLDQVISLSKRRGFVFQAGEIYGGSRSAWDYGPLGAELKENIKRQWWQSVVRGREDVVGLDSSVILPRQVWEASGHVEVFSDPLVECLSCHKRYRADHLEEEYEEKKGRPAENGLADIACANCGTRGQWTEPQEFSGLLKTFLGPVASEEGLHYLRPETAQGIFVNFNNVLTTSRKKPPFGIGQIGKSFRNEITPGNFIFRTREFEQMEMEFFVEPGTDEEWHQYWMKERMAWYTGLGIREENLRFFEHPQEKLSHYSKGTTDIEYRFGFQGSEWGELEGIANRTDFDLSTHAKASGTDLSYFNQATNERYTPYVIEPAAGLTRSFMAFLIDAYTEDEAPNAKGGVDVRTVLKLDPRLAPVKAAVLPLSRNEDLSPKAKALGAQLRKNWNIDFDDAGAIGRRYRRQDEIGTPFCITVDFDTLEDQAVTIRERDTMSQERVSLDKVESYLAARLIGA; encoded by the coding sequence ATGGCAGCAAAATCCGTCCTCGACCAGGTCATTTCCCTCTCCAAGCGGAGGGGCTTCGTGTTCCAGGCCGGTGAGATCTATGGTGGCTCCCGCTCTGCGTGGGACTACGGTCCCCTCGGTGCAGAGCTGAAGGAAAACATCAAGCGCCAGTGGTGGCAGAGTGTTGTCCGCGGCCGTGAAGACGTGGTGGGCCTGGATTCCTCGGTGATCCTGCCCCGCCAGGTATGGGAAGCATCCGGCCACGTGGAGGTCTTCTCCGATCCCCTGGTGGAGTGCCTCTCCTGCCACAAGCGCTACCGGGCCGACCACCTCGAAGAAGAGTACGAGGAAAAGAAGGGCCGCCCCGCGGAAAACGGCTTGGCGGACATCGCCTGCGCCAACTGCGGAACCCGCGGGCAGTGGACCGAACCCCAGGAGTTCTCCGGCCTGCTGAAGACCTTCCTTGGCCCGGTGGCCAGCGAGGAAGGCCTGCACTACCTGCGCCCGGAGACGGCGCAGGGCATCTTCGTGAACTTCAACAACGTGCTCACCACGTCCCGGAAGAAGCCGCCGTTCGGCATCGGACAGATCGGCAAGTCCTTCCGCAACGAGATCACCCCCGGCAACTTCATCTTCCGTACCCGCGAGTTCGAGCAGATGGAGATGGAATTCTTCGTCGAGCCCGGCACGGACGAGGAATGGCACCAGTACTGGATGAAGGAGCGCATGGCCTGGTACACGGGCCTGGGCATCCGCGAAGAAAACCTCCGCTTCTTTGAGCACCCGCAGGAGAAGCTGAGCCACTACTCCAAGGGCACAACGGACATCGAATACCGTTTCGGTTTCCAGGGCTCCGAGTGGGGCGAGCTGGAAGGTATCGCCAACCGCACCGACTTTGACCTCTCCACCCACGCCAAGGCCTCCGGCACTGACTTGAGCTACTTCAACCAGGCCACCAACGAACGCTACACGCCGTACGTGATTGAGCCCGCGGCAGGCCTGACCCGTTCCTTCATGGCGTTCCTCATCGATGCCTACACCGAGGACGAGGCACCCAACGCCAAGGGCGGCGTCGATGTCCGCACGGTCCTGAAGCTTGACCCCCGCCTTGCGCCGGTCAAGGCCGCTGTCCTGCCGCTGAGCCGCAACGAGGACCTGTCCCCGAAGGCCAAGGCCCTGGGCGCCCAGCTGCGGAAGAACTGGAACATTGACTTCGACGATGCCGGCGCCATCGGCCGCCGCTACCGCCGTCAGGATGAGATCGGCACTCCGTTCTGCATCACCGTTGACTTCGACACCCTCGAAGACCAGGCCGTGACCATCCGTGAGCGCGACACCATGAGCCAGGAGCGCGTCTCCTTGGACAAGGTGGAGTCCTACCTGGCAGCCCGCCTGATCGGCGCCTAG
- the dusB gene encoding tRNA dihydrouridine synthase DusB, protein MTVVATPPTPKLELPPLQLGGITVDTPVILAPMAGITNSAFRRLCREYGGGLYVAEMVTSRALVERTPESLRIISHDEDEKVRSVQLYGVDPKTVGAAVRMLVEEDRADHIDLNFGCPVPKVTRRGGGSALPWKIDLFTAIVQTAVKEASKGGLPLTIKMRKGIDEDHLTYLEAGRIARDSGVAAVALHGRTAAQFYSGQADWSAIARLREALPDIPVLGNGDIWSAEDAVRMVRETGVDGVVVGRGCQGRPWLFGDLQAAFEGSDQRHRPGLRQVAEGVYRHAELMVETFGNDEYKALREIRKHMAWYFKGYVVGGELRAKLATVPTLAVLRELLDQLDLDLPYPGVDSEGPRGRAGSPKRPALPKDWLDSRQLNAEQSADIAAAELDVSGG, encoded by the coding sequence GTGACCGTCGTAGCAACGCCCCCCACCCCAAAGCTTGAACTTCCGCCATTGCAGCTTGGCGGGATCACCGTGGACACCCCGGTGATCCTTGCTCCCATGGCCGGAATCACCAACTCCGCCTTCCGCCGCCTGTGCCGTGAGTACGGAGGCGGGCTCTACGTAGCGGAGATGGTGACCTCCCGCGCCCTGGTGGAGCGGACTCCGGAATCGCTGCGCATCATTTCCCACGATGAGGATGAAAAAGTCCGGTCGGTTCAGCTCTACGGCGTTGACCCCAAGACCGTGGGCGCAGCAGTCCGGATGCTGGTGGAGGAAGACCGTGCGGACCACATCGACCTCAACTTCGGGTGCCCTGTGCCCAAGGTCACGCGCCGCGGCGGTGGATCCGCGCTGCCGTGGAAGATCGACCTTTTCACCGCGATCGTGCAAACGGCAGTCAAGGAAGCCTCCAAGGGCGGGCTGCCGCTGACCATCAAGATGCGCAAGGGCATCGACGAGGACCACCTGACGTACCTCGAGGCCGGTCGGATTGCCCGCGATTCCGGGGTTGCCGCCGTCGCACTTCATGGCCGCACTGCGGCGCAGTTCTACTCGGGCCAGGCTGACTGGTCCGCGATCGCGCGCCTGCGCGAGGCCCTCCCGGACATCCCGGTCCTGGGCAATGGCGACATCTGGTCCGCGGAGGACGCTGTCCGCATGGTCCGGGAGACCGGCGTCGACGGCGTTGTTGTGGGACGCGGCTGCCAAGGGCGTCCGTGGCTGTTCGGTGACCTTCAGGCAGCGTTCGAAGGCAGCGACCAGCGGCACCGTCCTGGCCTGCGCCAAGTGGCTGAGGGCGTCTACCGGCACGCCGAGCTCATGGTGGAGACGTTCGGCAACGACGAATACAAGGCCCTGCGGGAGATCCGCAAGCACATGGCCTGGTACTTCAAGGGCTACGTCGTGGGCGGGGAGCTCCGCGCCAAGCTGGCCACGGTTCCCACCCTGGCGGTCTTGCGGGAACTCCTGGACCAGCTGGACCTGGACCTGCCGTACCCGGGCGTCGATTCGGAAGGCCCCCGGGGGCGTGCCGGCTCGCCCAAACGGCCCGCCCTGCCCAAGGACTGGCTGGACAGCCGCCAGCTGAACGCTGAACAAAGTGCCGACATCGCCGCTGCCGAGCTGGACGTGTCAGGCGGGTAG